Proteins from a single region of Chloroflexota bacterium:
- a CDS encoding fucose isomerase translates to MKQPTLGIIIGNRGFFPSHLCREGREAILKVLEEEGVRAILLSPEDTEFGSVESLQDAEKCAALFKQHADEIDGVLVTLPNFGDERAVANTLRWSGLNVPVLVHAFPDDAARMTVEHRRDSFCGKMSVCNNLRQYGIPFSLTTLHTVDPESDSFRQDLRTFVATCRVVKGLRGARLGMLGARPAAFNTVRFSEKLLELAGISVETLDLSEAFGRAGQLADDDSAVKQKVEEIRAYVPTDDVPEAALIKMAKFAVVVQRWMEENRLQATAIQCWTSMEEFFGVVPCTVMSMLSNSLLPSACETDIAGVVGMYALQLASGKPSALVDWNNNYGEDPDKAVVFHCSNLPKQVFTDIPVMDYQAIIAGTVGQENTYGTVEGRIKAEPFTYCRVSTDDARGIIRAYTGEGELTDDPLQTFGGYGVVRIPNLQGLLRYICENGYEHHVAINQARVADAIAEALGKYMGWEVYYHRG, encoded by the coding sequence ATGAAGCAACCGACGTTGGGCATCATCATCGGCAATCGCGGCTTCTTCCCCAGCCATCTGTGCCGGGAAGGGCGCGAGGCGATCCTGAAGGTTCTTGAGGAGGAAGGGGTCCGGGCGATCCTGCTCTCACCGGAGGATACGGAGTTTGGCAGCGTGGAGAGCCTGCAGGACGCGGAGAAGTGCGCCGCGCTCTTCAAGCAGCACGCGGACGAGATCGATGGGGTGTTGGTCACCCTTCCCAACTTCGGCGATGAGCGCGCCGTGGCGAACACCCTGCGCTGGTCCGGACTGAACGTTCCGGTGTTGGTGCACGCCTTCCCGGATGATGCCGCCCGGATGACGGTTGAGCACCGCCGGGACTCCTTCTGCGGCAAGATGTCCGTCTGCAACAACCTGAGGCAGTACGGCATCCCCTTCTCGCTGACCACGCTCCACACCGTCGATCCGGAGTCGGACAGCTTCCGCCAGGATCTGCGCACCTTCGTTGCCACCTGTCGGGTGGTCAAGGGGCTGCGCGGCGCTCGCCTGGGGATGCTGGGCGCGCGGCCGGCCGCATTCAACACCGTGCGCTTCAGCGAGAAGCTGCTGGAGCTCGCCGGGATCAGCGTGGAGACGCTGGACCTGTCCGAGGCCTTCGGACGCGCTGGGCAGTTGGCCGATGACGACTCCGCCGTGAAGCAGAAGGTGGAGGAGATCCGGGCTTATGTGCCCACCGATGACGTCCCGGAGGCCGCGCTGATCAAGATGGCCAAGTTCGCGGTGGTCGTGCAGCGCTGGATGGAGGAGAATCGGTTACAGGCCACGGCGATCCAATGCTGGACCTCCATGGAGGAGTTCTTCGGCGTGGTGCCGTGCACCGTCATGAGCATGTTGAGCAACAGCCTGCTCCCCAGCGCCTGCGAGACGGACATCGCCGGGGTGGTCGGCATGTATGCCCTGCAACTGGCCTCGGGGAAGCCCAGCGCGCTGGTGGATTGGAACAACAATTACGGCGAGGATCCGGATAAAGCCGTGGTCTTCCACTGCTCCAACCTGCCCAAGCAGGTGTTCACGGACATCCCGGTGATGGATTACCAGGCCATCATCGCCGGAACCGTCGGCCAGGAGAACACATACGGCACCGTGGAGGGCCGCATCAAGGCCGAGCCCTTCACGTATTGCCGGGTGTCGACGGATGATGCCCGCGGGATCATCCGGGCTTACACCGGCGAGGGAGAGCTCACGGACGATCCGCTGCAGACCTTCGGCGGCTACGGCGTGGTGAGGATCCCGAACCTGCAAGGGCTGTTGCGTTACATCTGCGAGAACGGATACGAGCACCATGTGGCCATCAATCAGGCCCGGGTGGCGGACGCCATCGCCGAGGCGTTGGGGAAGTACATGGGGTGGGAGGTGTACTACCACCGGGGGTAG